A single region of the Leptospiraceae bacterium genome encodes:
- a CDS encoding AAA family ATPase: MSSGIIPGVIRGLGRARIKFDLAYKNRKIGKANAKKFLFLEKLNLKDKEFSRSALFKTLKHFSDPEIDEVLFWTVLKLINAEEVGGLCVPKADLIKFILEKNPSLEIEKSWANYFAANRDNSLLFEEEEMIYLTYLYHTEVAVCDHLLEFFDFKFKEKFKVYKDKNLSEEQVTIVNSIFQNSISFLSGGPGTGKTTIIQAILRSGIENGITPESIAILAPTGKAAKRLRESCQSLLTKEQSLQAPSTIHRFLGYNPSSGKYKFNAENPIQKKLIIIDESSMIDIFILKALLEAFPNADKDKRIIFVGDPDQLLSVNSGSVFSDFILLNKNVFKLTQSFRQTSEGEEIKSLAKEIQSLNSEDNLGLLLKNISIRKELTQISSGVSFFETSKDEDTVNLALLWYKQIANLGDSSQILTPYNETKIGVKNLNPFLETEIAKTPSANYKLPVIVNSNLYSMELFNGETGYLVEANGSYSFLSTEKKPVPIPGSYRQYFDSAYAITIHKSQGSEYEHVCILIPAEMENPDSLLNVRILYTGITRAKKSVTLIGSLALFQKALINRGEERHSRIGARLS, from the coding sequence ATGAGCTCTGGAATTATACCGGGAGTAATTCGCGGGCTGGGAAGAGCTAGAATCAAATTTGATCTTGCTTATAAGAATAGAAAAATTGGGAAAGCCAACGCAAAGAAATTTCTATTCCTCGAAAAATTAAATTTAAAAGACAAAGAATTTTCTAGGTCAGCTCTCTTTAAAACATTAAAGCATTTTTCTGATCCAGAAATAGATGAAGTTCTTTTTTGGACTGTGTTAAAGTTAATCAATGCAGAAGAAGTCGGCGGTCTATGTGTTCCCAAAGCAGATTTAATCAAATTCATCTTAGAAAAAAATCCAAGCCTTGAAATAGAAAAGTCCTGGGCGAATTATTTTGCTGCCAATAGAGACAATTCGCTCTTATTCGAAGAAGAGGAAATGATTTACCTTACCTACCTCTATCACACAGAAGTCGCTGTCTGTGACCATCTACTAGAATTCTTCGATTTTAAGTTCAAGGAAAAATTCAAAGTATATAAAGATAAAAATCTTTCCGAAGAGCAAGTAACGATTGTAAATAGTATTTTTCAAAACTCAATTTCTTTTTTATCGGGTGGTCCGGGAACGGGGAAAACAACGATTATCCAGGCGATCTTACGATCTGGAATTGAAAATGGAATTACCCCTGAGTCGATTGCGATTCTTGCGCCGACAGGGAAAGCGGCAAAGCGTTTACGTGAAAGTTGTCAATCTCTACTCACTAAAGAGCAGTCTCTACAAGCGCCAAGCACGATTCATCGTTTTCTGGGCTACAACCCATCTAGTGGCAAATATAAGTTTAACGCAGAGAATCCGATTCAAAAAAAGCTGATTATCATAGATGAATCCTCTATGATTGACATATTTATTTTGAAGGCTCTGCTCGAAGCTTTTCCCAATGCGGATAAGGACAAACGGATTATTTTTGTAGGAGATCCAGATCAACTTCTCTCTGTGAACTCTGGCTCTGTGTTTTCCGATTTTATCTTGCTGAATAAAAATGTTTTTAAACTCACCCAATCTTTTAGGCAAACTAGCGAAGGCGAAGAAATTAAATCTCTAGCCAAAGAAATCCAAAGTTTGAATTCAGAGGATAATCTAGGTTTACTTCTGAAGAACATTTCAATCCGAAAAGAATTGACTCAAATCAGTTCCGGCGTAAGTTTCTTTGAAACAAGTAAGGACGAGGACACTGTCAATCTTGCCCTTCTCTGGTATAAACAAATTGCAAATCTTGGAGATTCGAGTCAAATCCTTACTCCTTACAACGAAACAAAGATAGGAGTAAAGAACCTAAACCCGTTTTTGGAAACGGAAATCGCGAAGACTCCTTCGGCTAATTATAAATTGCCGGTCATTGTAAATAGTAATCTATACAGTATGGAATTATTCAACGGAGAAACTGGATACTTAGTAGAGGCTAATGGCTCTTATTCTTTTCTGTCTACAGAAAAAAAACCTGTTCCAATTCCTGGTTCCTATCGACAATACTTTGATTCTGCCTATGCCATCACAATTCACAAAAGCCAGGGCTCTGAATACGAGCATGTATGTATATTAATTCCCGCTGAAATGGAAAATCCAGATTCTCTTTTGAATGTTCGAATCCTATACACTGGCATTACTCGCGCAAAAAAATCGGTCACTCTCATTGGCTCGCTAGCCCTCTTCCAAAAAGCACTCATCAACAGAGGAGAAGAAAGACATTCTAGAATAGGCGCTAGATTGAGCTAA
- a CDS encoding patatin-like phospholipase family protein, whose amino-acid sequence MADLKTLGKYYLLSSLPVLYSLSDSEKSYIAEKAVIKDIKRHEFLYQQGHTCEYFYIIINGSIELQKTIKIGEEEKQMSVEVMRKGDFLGIVSLMGNKPHTFSAVALGDVRLFLISPDDFNDIIAKIPSLGVVISRVLTRRVKATPDELNRKIIESNVIAVYCKTNPHLGAQFSLELSEHIIDQTSKKSIVLRFNKKKEMLIRSVSKIKNYEFDDISEIIEQYRKYMYSYHFIILDLPEDKQELCEALLKESDHCYLITEKEVKDPKDFLEQHNLDKTNDANFLTNIVLKEPVKSSELNTLTRKIARKITGMRLGIALGGGAAFGLSQIGVLKVLEREGITVDMVSGTSIGSLVGALWASGVSAANIEKATEEFDSLFNMFKLFDFSMMPSKGLITGNNIRKFLEGFLDHKTFNDLPIELRTITCDINTREEIVSKEGSVVDAVMASTAIPGLFNPLITDKGVFVDGGVVNPLPVSALTIEGIQRIIAVNAMPSPEDVVKSNKKDQSLMDIFINSFYSLQYRLCKYSFQSSDVYMSPILPNSSWYEFYRAKEFIALGEKVCEENIKEIRNLAFKSI is encoded by the coding sequence ATGGCTGATTTAAAAACACTTGGAAAATATTACCTCCTCTCCTCTTTACCTGTTCTTTATAGTCTATCTGATTCTGAAAAAAGCTACATCGCAGAGAAAGCTGTCATAAAAGACATTAAACGACATGAGTTTCTGTATCAACAAGGACATACCTGTGAATATTTTTATATTATCATCAATGGAAGTATTGAGTTACAGAAAACGATAAAAATTGGAGAAGAAGAAAAACAGATGTCGGTAGAGGTAATGCGTAAAGGAGATTTTCTTGGCATTGTTTCTCTCATGGGAAATAAACCTCATACTTTTTCTGCAGTTGCGTTAGGCGATGTAAGACTTTTTCTAATTTCACCGGATGACTTCAATGATATCATCGCAAAAATTCCTTCCCTCGGAGTTGTAATCAGTCGTGTTCTAACACGACGCGTTAAGGCAACCCCGGATGAACTTAACCGCAAAATCATTGAGTCAAATGTAATCGCTGTTTATTGCAAAACAAATCCACATCTTGGTGCACAATTTTCGTTGGAACTTTCGGAGCATATCATTGATCAGACTTCTAAAAAATCCATCGTATTAAGATTTAACAAAAAAAAAGAAATGCTCATACGCTCTGTCTCTAAAATTAAAAATTACGAATTCGATGATATAAGTGAAATTATAGAGCAGTATCGTAAATATATGTATTCGTATCATTTTATCATTTTAGATTTGCCTGAAGATAAACAAGAGTTATGCGAAGCATTGCTAAAAGAATCAGATCATTGCTATCTGATCACAGAAAAAGAGGTTAAAGACCCAAAAGATTTCTTAGAACAACATAATCTAGATAAAACAAATGATGCAAACTTCTTAACCAATATAGTTTTAAAAGAGCCAGTTAAAAGTTCTGAGCTAAATACTTTGACTCGAAAAATTGCGCGCAAAATAACAGGTATGCGCTTAGGCATTGCTCTCGGAGGAGGAGCCGCTTTTGGACTATCTCAGATAGGTGTTCTCAAAGTATTAGAAAGAGAAGGCATTACAGTGGATATGGTTTCTGGAACAAGTATTGGTTCCCTCGTAGGTGCTCTCTGGGCTAGTGGGGTTAGTGCGGCTAATATAGAGAAAGCGACAGAGGAGTTCGATTCTCTTTTTAATATGTTTAAACTATTTGATTTTTCTATGATGCCCTCCAAAGGTCTGATTACAGGAAATAATATCCGTAAATTTCTAGAAGGATTTTTAGATCACAAGACATTTAACGACTTGCCCATAGAGCTAAGAACAATTACCTGCGATATCAATACAAGAGAAGAAATTGTTTCAAAAGAAGGGTCAGTAGTCGATGCTGTTATGGCAAGCACTGCAATTCCAGGACTATTTAATCCTTTGATTACCGACAAGGGAGTATTTGTCGATGGCGGGGTAGTAAATCCTTTGCCGGTGAGTGCGCTTACCATTGAAGGAATTCAGCGGATAATCGCCGTTAATGCCATGCCTTCCCCCGAAGACGTTGTAAAGTCCAATAAGAAGGATCAATCTCTTATGGATATTTTCATCAATAGTTTTTATTCGCTTCAATATAGACTTTGCAAGTATTCATTCCAAAGTTCGGACGTTTATATGAGCCCAATACTACCGAATTCTTCCTGGTATGAATTCTATCGCGCAAAGGAATTCATTGCGTTAGGCGAAAAGGTATGCGAGGAAAATATAAAAGAAATTCGAAACCTGGCATTTAAGAGTATTTAA
- a CDS encoding PilZ domain-containing protein has translation MEIKEITDPATIFKMTETLFKQFPVYIIVDGKPKQVKVIAMKNLGVLIQSPDNNPNPTERFLLLTNAGNLLRFTFKVNTKDPRGIELLNPVSLIIKPATRTTNRYQASKAPIYITNVISQAMVPHDLSDDAMKVESFMKPYIQKLKAKFTEVEFFVHERMDTRARMLVDTGKHIFVPDTKSPESVTDEFIPFSEHVHLMRQGKGLSKFMSEICVPLKYRNIVVYGYLQILNLEKTDLNDYKLVLLAAEKFCKEIEEADIFNESRLKSAILDISGSGFSFSHPQSKHFGKLFSIGGTILFDMYEEDKSLGTFRAVVRNIKPLEKLFRIGCQFFHMADEHTIVDDLMKKFFPSSLEPESPVGSESQPKIKTDAVPTTTDEPVEAKIDNPEAPEDSEKPEPSKE, from the coding sequence ATGGAAATAAAAGAAATCACAGATCCGGCTACCATTTTTAAAATGACTGAAACTCTTTTTAAACAATTCCCTGTTTACATAATTGTAGATGGAAAGCCTAAGCAAGTCAAAGTCATTGCAATGAAGAATTTAGGCGTGCTCATCCAATCTCCGGATAACAACCCGAATCCTACAGAGCGATTTTTGCTACTCACTAATGCAGGAAATCTTTTGCGCTTCACGTTTAAAGTCAATACAAAAGACCCAAGAGGAATTGAACTTCTTAATCCAGTCTCACTCATAATCAAGCCGGCAACACGAACTACCAATCGTTATCAAGCTTCTAAAGCTCCAATTTACATTACAAATGTAATCAGTCAAGCAATGGTTCCGCATGATCTATCGGATGACGCAATGAAAGTAGAAAGTTTTATGAAGCCCTATATTCAAAAACTCAAAGCTAAATTTACAGAGGTAGAATTTTTTGTGCATGAGAGGATGGATACTAGAGCGCGTATGTTGGTAGATACCGGCAAACATATATTTGTCCCTGATACTAAATCTCCGGAAAGTGTGACGGATGAATTTATCCCTTTTAGTGAGCATGTTCATTTGATGCGACAGGGCAAAGGGTTGAGCAAATTCATGTCCGAAATCTGCGTGCCTTTAAAATATAGAAATATAGTTGTCTATGGATATTTGCAAATCTTAAATTTAGAAAAGACTGATTTGAATGACTACAAATTAGTTCTCTTAGCTGCTGAAAAATTCTGTAAAGAAATTGAAGAAGCAGATATTTTCAATGAGTCCAGATTAAAATCAGCCATTCTTGATATCAGTGGAAGTGGTTTTAGTTTTTCTCATCCTCAATCAAAGCATTTTGGTAAATTGTTTTCTATCGGCGGGACGATTCTTTTTGATATGTATGAAGAAGACAAGAGCCTTGGAACATTTAGAGCCGTTGTGCGTAATATTAAGCCTCTAGAAAAACTTTTTCGCATTGGATGTCAATTCTTCCATATGGCAGATGAGCATACGATAGTGGATGACTTAATGAAGAAATTTTTTCCTAGTAGTCTTGAGCCAGAAAGTCCTGTTGGTAGCGAAAGTCAGCCTAAGATTAAAACGGATGCTGTTCCAACTACTACAGATGAACCAGTAGAGGCTAAGATAGATAATCCGGAAGCTCCAGAGGATTCAGAAAAGCCTGAACCCTCTAAAGAATAA
- a CDS encoding UTP--glucose-1-phosphate uridylyltransferase: protein MDQMKHEILITEKMKKEGLSELLIQDFLTKVEKVRTGETGKVKWETIGDLDPDKDEIDLEVLRKKYTIKKETLSKLVVIKLNGGLGTSMGLEKAKSLIPIKDGMSFLKIVASQVTFMRKKYGVEIPLILMNSYNTETDSLEELKNAGFTQKITTTFLQNKVPRLIQADLTPITLTDKKEEWCPPGHGDIYLSLKETGILDKLISDGFEYAFISNGDNLGATIEPAILEYLVDAGLEFAMEMTPKTLADTKGGAIYRKLIDGKFVGLELLETAQVPKENEPEFSGMGKFRTFSTNNLWVNLRALASLIEKKPPSLSLIVNPKVVDGKDVLQLETAMGSAIGSFHKTKGIIIPRDRFAPVKKCEDYLIRRSDAYILNEDFSLTMNPVRKQAGLSENLVSLDDKYYKKIKSFEKLFKVYPSLVLCNSLKVEGEVEFDTHLVLKGDVVIKNTTGELRKVSAIGKSELKDETVNI, encoded by the coding sequence ATGGATCAAATGAAACACGAAATATTAATTACAGAGAAAATGAAAAAAGAAGGTTTGAGTGAATTACTCATTCAAGACTTTCTTACAAAAGTAGAAAAAGTCAGAACGGGAGAAACGGGTAAGGTCAAATGGGAAACGATAGGCGACTTAGATCCCGATAAAGATGAAATTGATTTGGAAGTCCTCCGAAAGAAATATACAATCAAAAAAGAAACTCTTTCGAAGCTAGTCGTGATTAAACTCAACGGTGGACTTGGAACTTCTATGGGACTAGAAAAAGCTAAGTCTCTGATTCCAATCAAAGATGGAATGTCTTTTTTAAAAATCGTAGCAAGCCAAGTTACATTCATGAGAAAAAAATATGGTGTCGAGATTCCACTGATTCTAATGAATTCTTATAACACAGAAACAGACTCACTAGAAGAACTAAAAAATGCTGGATTCACACAAAAAATTACAACTACCTTTTTACAAAATAAAGTTCCAAGACTTATTCAAGCAGACTTAACACCGATTACCCTCACGGACAAAAAAGAAGAATGGTGTCCGCCGGGGCATGGCGATATTTACCTCTCACTCAAAGAGACAGGCATTTTAGATAAGCTCATAAGCGATGGATTTGAATACGCATTTATTTCGAATGGAGACAATCTAGGTGCAACGATTGAACCTGCGATCTTAGAATACTTAGTAGATGCAGGATTAGAATTTGCGATGGAGATGACTCCTAAGACACTCGCCGATACAAAAGGTGGGGCAATTTACCGTAAGCTCATAGATGGTAAGTTTGTAGGATTAGAACTTTTAGAAACAGCGCAAGTCCCAAAAGAAAACGAACCAGAATTCTCCGGAATGGGAAAATTTAGAACTTTCTCTACGAACAATCTATGGGTAAACTTACGCGCATTAGCCTCACTCATAGAAAAGAAGCCTCCTTCCCTCTCACTCATTGTAAATCCAAAAGTAGTAGACGGCAAAGATGTATTACAACTAGAAACCGCAATGGGTTCCGCAATTGGAAGTTTCCACAAAACAAAAGGAATAATCATCCCAAGAGACCGTTTCGCACCTGTAAAAAAATGCGAAGACTATCTCATTCGCCGCTCCGATGCATATATATTAAATGAAGATTTTTCTCTCACGATGAATCCAGTTCGAAAACAAGCGGGCTTAAGTGAAAACCTTGTTAGCCTCGATGACAAGTATTACAAAAAAATCAAGTCCTTCGAAAAACTATTTAAAGTCTATCCATCTCTCGTTCTCTGCAATTCTCTCAAAGTAGAAGGTGAAGTCGAATTCGACACCCACTTAGTTCTAAAAGGGGATGTAGTGATTAAAAACACCACCGGCGAGTTACGCAAAGTATCCGCTATCGGGAAATCGGAATTGAAGGATGAAACGGTGAATATTTAA
- a CDS encoding nucleotidyltransferase domain-containing protein, whose amino-acid sequence MNPILVQTISDYFRDKKVNKAFLFGSFAKGLEKDTSDIDILVELSESIGFMKLIQYKLDLEDQLHRNVDLVTPASISPLILPTNSKRLEAYL is encoded by the coding sequence ATGAATCCAATCCTTGTTCAGACTATTTCTGATTATTTTAGAGATAAAAAAGTAAACAAGGCTTTTCTCTTTGGTTCATTCGCAAAAGGATTAGAAAAAGACACAAGCGACATAGATATATTAGTTGAATTAAGTGAATCTATTGGCTTTATGAAACTAATACAATACAAATTGGATTTAGAAGATCAGTTGCATAGGAACGTCGATTTAGTCACGCCTGCTTCTATATCTCCGCTTATTCTTCCCACTAATTCAAAAAGACTGGAAGCTTATCTATGA
- a CDS encoding TraB/GumN family protein has protein sequence MFLNTVIEQESQSKEPIRRIKINNSEITILGTAHISHKSVEAVREIIGTEKPDTVCVELCKSRMTSIQDAEHWKKLDIFKVFKERKMYLLLASLILSSFQKKLGKGEIKPGDELKAAIDEGNKIGAKVVPVDREIQITLKRSWGNVGFFSKMYLLSALITSLLVKEEVSPEKIEELKSDDALKDLFSQLPPRYNSIKEVIIDERDKYLAENIRRQAKDSKKIFAVVGAGHLEGIMKHILEDQTIDHLDEIPKSGIWGKLQLAILPLFILALMGATFYFSGFEAGTELIKEWIIFKGTLAALGALIALAHPLSIILAFIAAPIGNFNPIIKPGWLAALTEIWMKKPLVEDFEHIADDSEHFTGFWKNRVLKIFLVLLLPQIGSSIGTFLVTWKGIKGLF, from the coding sequence ATTTTTTTGAATACAGTCATTGAGCAAGAATCACAAAGCAAAGAGCCAATTAGAAGAATTAAAATCAACAATTCCGAAATCACAATATTAGGAACTGCGCATATAAGTCATAAGAGCGTAGAAGCTGTGCGTGAAATCATAGGAACTGAAAAACCAGATACAGTTTGTGTAGAACTCTGTAAGTCAAGAATGACTTCGATACAAGATGCAGAGCATTGGAAAAAGTTGGACATATTCAAAGTATTTAAAGAAAGAAAAATGTATTTGCTACTTGCGAGCTTGATTCTTTCTTCTTTCCAAAAGAAATTAGGAAAAGGAGAAATCAAACCAGGCGACGAACTAAAAGCCGCCATCGACGAAGGAAATAAAATCGGTGCAAAGGTTGTTCCAGTAGATAGAGAAATTCAAATTACTCTCAAACGCTCTTGGGGTAATGTTGGTTTTTTTTCTAAGATGTATTTATTATCTGCTCTCATTACTTCTCTACTTGTAAAAGAAGAAGTAAGTCCAGAAAAAATCGAAGAACTAAAAAGTGATGACGCACTCAAAGATTTATTTTCCCAATTACCACCTAGATACAACTCCATCAAAGAAGTCATCATTGACGAAAGAGATAAATACCTAGCCGAAAATATTAGACGTCAAGCGAAAGACTCAAAGAAAATCTTTGCTGTAGTAGGGGCAGGGCATTTAGAAGGAATCATGAAGCATATACTAGAAGATCAAACAATAGATCATCTAGATGAGATTCCTAAGTCAGGCATCTGGGGGAAATTACAATTAGCCATACTTCCACTTTTCATTCTTGCACTGATGGGAGCTACTTTTTATTTCAGTGGTTTTGAAGCAGGCACTGAGTTGATTAAAGAATGGATTATCTTCAAAGGAACTTTAGCTGCGTTAGGTGCACTAATCGCTCTTGCTCATCCATTATCCATTATCCTCGCTTTCATCGCTGCCCCGATTGGAAATTTTAATCCTATCATTAAGCCAGGTTGGCTTGCTGCCCTCACAGAGATTTGGATGAAGAAGCCGCTTGTCGAAGATTTCGAGCATATAGCAGACGACTCAGAACATTTCACTGGCTTCTGGAAAAACCGCGTTCTAAAAATATTCCTCGTTTTACTCTTGCCGCAAATTGGAAGTAGCATTGGAACTTTCTTGGTTACATGGAAAGGAATCAAAGGATTATTTTGA
- a CDS encoding chemotaxis protein CheD, with protein MLSRESKIINVGIAEIVAAKSPNILRTTLGSCIGVVLYQPDLKIGAISHIMLAKDTLGRDKLKNPGKYGETALPKLIKMMEDEGCKPGTYFARIFGAASMFKNITSAFLNNIGESNITIVREFFAERKIPIIAEDIGGHEGRTISLYLDDGRILLKKSGIEKYLYKVR; from the coding sequence ATGTTGAGTAGAGAATCTAAAATAATCAATGTGGGGATTGCAGAAATTGTCGCTGCCAAATCTCCAAATATTTTAAGAACGACGCTTGGCTCTTGCATTGGCGTGGTTTTGTATCAACCAGATTTGAAAATCGGTGCTATTTCCCATATCATGCTAGCTAAAGACACATTAGGGCGTGATAAACTCAAGAATCCAGGTAAATACGGAGAAACCGCTCTTCCCAAGTTAATAAAGATGATGGAAGACGAAGGTTGTAAGCCTGGAACATATTTTGCTCGTATTTTTGGAGCAGCTTCTATGTTTAAAAATATCACCTCAGCATTTCTAAACAACATAGGCGAAAGCAATATAACAATTGTTAGAGAGTTTTTCGCAGAAAGAAAAATCCCAATCATCGCAGAAGACATTGGTGGGCACGAAGGCAGGACTATTAGTTTGTATTTAGATGATGGTCGTATACTACTTAAAAAGTCAGGCATTGAAAAATATCTTTATAAGGTAAGATAA
- a CDS encoding HDOD domain-containing protein, with product MKDQIDIILKDIHKLPPMSNVVIKVMTLIQDPAVSIHDLATEISKDPAITASIIKLSNSAYYRASKPIRTVQESLMTLGIKTVKEIILLTASKKILNKDLPGYQLEAEAMWLHSLVVAELSARISIQKKTNIPKDLAFTSGLLHDIGKVILAQFFPSKILEIKQELKTSKLSFTEVERKYFGYDHQEVGMKALETWNFPEELKEVVAYHHNPELAIKFPKLVAMVHIANQISVISGIGIDIGGISHELSAQAVKILGITESDIESYYLSIPEIQKSIVDLQSI from the coding sequence ATGAAAGATCAAATCGACATAATATTAAAGGATATCCACAAATTACCACCTATGTCCAATGTTGTAATTAAAGTGATGACACTTATACAAGATCCTGCAGTCTCCATTCATGACCTTGCAACTGAAATTTCGAAAGACCCTGCCATCACAGCGTCTATTATAAAACTCTCGAACTCAGCCTACTACCGAGCTAGTAAACCAATTCGAACAGTCCAAGAATCTCTCATGACACTTGGGATTAAGACTGTTAAAGAAATTATTTTACTCACTGCTTCCAAAAAAATTCTAAACAAAGATTTGCCTGGTTATCAACTCGAAGCAGAGGCAATGTGGCTTCACTCTTTAGTTGTAGCAGAATTATCTGCGAGAATCTCTATCCAAAAGAAAACGAATATTCCTAAGGACTTAGCGTTTACTTCTGGTTTGCTCCACGATATTGGCAAAGTAATTCTAGCTCAATTTTTCCCTTCTAAAATTCTTGAGATCAAACAAGAACTCAAAACTTCTAAGCTCAGCTTCACAGAAGTAGAACGAAAATACTTCGGCTACGATCACCAGGAAGTGGGAATGAAAGCACTTGAGACCTGGAATTTCCCTGAAGAACTAAAAGAAGTTGTGGCTTATCACCATAATCCGGAACTCGCTATAAAATTTCCAAAGCTAGTTGCTATGGTTCATATTGCGAATCAGATTTCTGTTATATCTGGAATTGGGATTGATATCGGAGGAATTTCACATGAGCTATCTGCTCAGGCTGTGAAAATTCTTGGTATCACAGAATCAGACATTGAATCTTATTACTTGTCTATTCCTGAAATTCAAAAGTCAATCGTTGACTTACAATCCATTTAG
- a CDS encoding shikimate kinase, producing MNIALIGPRGVGKSKVSRKLSKLLSMPVLSTDMIAVYELGGISIPDQIKKDNGKWNNFRKLEMQILEKLSKSKNIILDCGGGILFDVDKDGREFYSEKKVKLLKSFCTVFGLSHDTEYLVEKVINDSERPQLSAINSYREILERRLPFYQMSSDFYIPVEGLDPKDVAKKISELI from the coding sequence ATGAATATTGCATTAATCGGACCCAGGGGTGTAGGCAAATCAAAAGTATCCCGTAAACTTTCTAAGCTACTATCTATGCCCGTTCTTTCTACGGATATGATTGCCGTTTACGAACTCGGTGGCATCTCAATACCAGATCAAATCAAAAAAGACAATGGCAAATGGAATAATTTTCGTAAATTAGAAATGCAAATTCTAGAAAAGCTTTCCAAATCTAAAAACATCATCTTGGATTGCGGTGGTGGAATTTTATTTGACGTTGATAAAGACGGCAGAGAATTCTACAGCGAAAAAAAAGTGAAACTTTTAAAATCATTCTGCACTGTATTCGGACTTTCGCATGATACAGAGTATCTCGTCGAAAAAGTAATCAATGACTCCGAGCGTCCACAGCTAAGCGCTATTAACTCCTATCGAGAAATTCTTGAAAGAAGACTTCCCTTCTACCAAATGTCTTCTGATTTTTACATTCCAGTAGAAGGACTCGATCCAAAGGACGTAGCCAAGAAGATTTCTGAACTTATCTAG